A region from the Misgurnus anguillicaudatus chromosome 7, ASM2758022v2, whole genome shotgun sequence genome encodes:
- the degs2 gene encoding sphingolipid delta(4)-desaturase/C4-monooxygenase DES2 produces the protein MCKMGKAGGRWDFEWVYNDQPHTWRRKEILAKYPEIKSLMGHDPQLKWVVSGMVFTQLLACYLVQDLSWKWVLFWAYAFGGCINHSMTLAIHDISHNVAFGNKQARWNRWFAMFANLPIGLPYSASFKKYHIDHHRYLGGDGLDVDIPTDFEGWFFCTPMRKVVWLFLQPLFYALRPLIVNPKPVTRMEMANAVVQFVVDIIIYYFWGLKPIVYLISGSILCMGLHPISGHFIAEHYMFSKGHETYSYYGPLNYITFNVGYHMEHHDFPSIPGSKLPEVRRIAAEYYDSLPQHTSWMRVLWDFVFDESVGPYARVKRQYKLGKNE, from the exons ATGTGTAAGATGGGGAAGGCAGGTGGACGCTGGGACTTTGAATGGGTCTATAACGATCAGCCGCACACATGGAGAAGAAAAGAAATATTAG CAAAATATCCGGAAATCAAGTCTTTGATGGGTCACGACCCCCAGCTGAAGTGGGTCGTGTCGGGAATGGTATTCACCCAGCTCCTGGCGTGTTACCTGGTCCAGGACCTCTCCTGGAAGTGGGTGTTGTTTTGGGCATACGCGTTCGGTGGCTGCATCAACCACTCGATGACTCTTGCCATCCATGACATTTCACACAATGTGGCGTTCGGCAACAAACAGGCACGCTGGAACCGCTGGTTCGCCATGTTCGCCAATCTCCCCATCGGCTTGCCTTACTCTGCTTCCTTTAAGAAGTACCACATCGATCACCATCGCTATCTCGGAGGAGATGGCTTGGACGTCGACATTCCTACTGACTTTGAGGGTTGGTTCTTCTGCACCCCCATGAGAAAGGTGGTCTGGCTCTTTCTCCAGCCTTTATTTTATGCGCTCCGTCCCTTGATCGTGAACCCCAAACCTGTGACCAGGATGGAGATGGCTAATGCGGTCGTGCAGTTTGTGGTGGACATCATCATCTACTATTTCTGGGGTCTGAAGCCTATTGTGTATCTCATCTCTGGTTCTATACTGTGCATGGGCCTGCATCCCATCTCGGGACACTTCATTGCCGAACACTACATGTTCTCTAAAGGTCATGAAACCTACTCTTATTATGGCCCTCTCAACTACATAACCTTCAATGTGGGATACCACATGGAGCACCATGACTTTCCAAGCATTCCTGGAAGCAAATTACCAGAG GTCAGGAGAATTGCAGCAGAGTATTACGACTCGCTGCCCCAACACACTTCCTGGATGCGAGTGCTCTGGGACTTCGTGTTTGACGAAAGCGTCGGGCCCTACGCCAGAGTCAAAAGACAATACAAACTTGGCAAAAATGAATAA
- the tpp1 gene encoding tripeptidyl-peptidase 1, translating into MHSDRFHCCLFSSHIKLRANTMRLVFVLSFIWLVSGKLLESDQDVSVPKDWILVERVKPLEEVELTFALKQQNVGHLKGLLKLVSDPDSKQYGNFLSLKEVAALLRPSQLTEKVVQNWLRSYGVENCHTVVTRDFLQCAMTVQVAEALLPGAKFHRYKRGARTLLRSTSLYSVHEDVHQHLDFVGGVHRFPPRGRDFSKSLEEKPSAWYHLGVTPSVIRSRYNLTSKDVGTASNNSQAVAQFLEQYYHPADLSEFMSLFAGGFPHVSEVERVVGTQGGGKAGIEASLDVEYIMSSGANISTWVFTNPGRHETQEPFLQWMVLLSNMSAVPWVHTISYGDDEDSLSVAYMDRINVEFMKAGLRGISMLFASGDSGAGCWHLTKERNTFRPSFPASSPYVTTVGGTSFKNPFKVTYEVTDYISGGGFSNVFAMADYQADAVGKYLKSAQPLPPQSYFNTSGRAYPDLAALSDNYWVVTNRVPVPWVSGTSASTPVVGGILSLINDQRFLKGLPSLGFLNPRLYKLQGKGLYDVTEGCHLSCLDDKVEGKGFCASTSWDPVTGWGTPNYPVLLQALLD; encoded by the exons ATGCATTCAGATCGATTCCATTGCTGTTTGTTTTCTTCACATATTAAGTTACGCGCGAACACTATGCG GCTTGTTTTTGTCCTGAGCTTCATTTGGCTGGTCAGTGGGAAGCTGCTGGAGTCAGATCAAGATGTTTC CGTTCCCAAGGACTGGATCCTTGTTGAACGGGTCAAACCTTTGGAAGAGGTGGAGCTCACATTTGCACTGAAGCAGCAAAATGTTGGCCATTTGAAGGGGTTACTGAAACTAGTGTCAGACCCAGATTCAAAACAATATGGGAAT TTTTTGAGCTTAAAAGAAGTGGCTGCACTTTTACGGCCTTCGCAACTGACCGAGAAAGTCGTGCAGAATTGGCTTCGGAGTTATGGGGTCGAAAACTGTCACACGGTTGTAACTCGGGACTTTCTTCAATGTGCAATGACTGTCCA GGTGGCTGAAGCGTTACTCCCAGGTGCCAAATTTCACCGCTACAAGAGAGGTGCTCGCACACTGTTGAGATCAACCTCCCTATACTCCGTTCATGAAGATGTGCATCAGCATCTAGACTTCG TGGGTGGAGTTCATCGTTTTCCACCACGAGGAAGGGATTTCAGTAAAAGCTTAGAAGAAAAACCATCAGCATGGTATCACTTGGGTGTCACACCTTCAGTTATTAGAAGCCGCTATAACCTTACATCAAAAGATGTGGGCACTGCTTCAAACAACAGTCAAGCAGTAGCACAA TTTTTGGAGCAGTACTATCACCCTGCAGACTTGTCTGAGTTTATGAGTCTGTTTGCTGGAGGATTTCCGCACGTGTCAGAAGTCGAGCGGGTCGTGGGTACTCAGGGCGGCGGTAAGGCCGGCATTGAGGCTAGTTTGGATGTGGAGTACATCATGAGCAGTGGAGCCAACATTTCTACATGGGTCTTCACCAATCCAG GACGTCATGAGACCCAGGAGCCTTTTCTTCAGTGGATGGTGCTCCTCAGCAACATGTCCGCCGTACCTTGGGTCCACACCATCAGCTATGGGGATGATGAAGACAGTCTTTCTGTTGCCTATATGGACCGCATAAATGTTGAGTTCATGAAGGCAGGCCTCAGAGGGATCTCCATGCTCTTTGCTTCTG GGGACAGTGGAGCTGGTTGTTGGCATctaacaaaagaaagaaatacCTTTAGGCCTAGTTTTCCTGCATCCAG TCCCTATGTGACCACCGTGGGTGGGACATCTTTCAAGAATCCGTTTAAAGTCACCTATGAGGTCACAGATTACATCAGTGGCGGTGGCTTTAGTAACGTGTTTGCGATGGCAGATTATCAG GCTGATGCGGTTGGGAAGTATCTGAAAAGTGCTCAGCCTCTTCCACCACAATCGTATTTTAACACCAGCGGACGAGCTTATCCAGACCTAGCAGCACTCTCTGACAATTACTGGGTTGTGACCAATCGCGTGCCCGTCCCATGGGTTTCTGGAACTTCT GCTTCAACTCCGGTGGTAGGGGGAATTCTTTCTCTCATAAATGACCAACGCTTCCTAAAGGGTCTGCCCTCTTTAGGATTCCTCAACCCTCGCCTTTACAAATTGCAAGGCAAAGGCCTTTATGAT GTAACTGAGGGATGTCACCTAAGTTGTCTGGATGATAAAGTTGAAGGAAAGGGTTTCTGTGCCTCCACTTCATGGGATCCAGTAACAGGATGGGGAACACCCAACTACCCTGTTCTTCTGCAAGCTCTGTTGGATTGA
- the yy1a gene encoding transcriptional repressor protein YY1a, with product MASGETLYIETDGSEMPAEIVELHEIEVETIETTVVGEDDDEHQPMIALQPLITDDPNHVNHQEVILVQTREEVVGCDDSELHGDDSFEDQILIPVPVPVAEEEYIEQTLVTVSGKNPSGRMKKGGGGGKRVIKKSFLNSAEASGRKWEQKQVQIKTLEGEFSVTMWASDDKKDVDHETVVEEQIIGENSPPDYSEYMTGKKLPPGGIPGIDLSDPKQLAEFARMKPRKIKEDDSPRTIACPHKGCTKMFRDNSAMRKHLHTHGPRVHVCAECGKAFVESSKLKRHQLVHTGEKPFQCTFEGCGKRFSLDFNLRTHVRIHTGDRPYVCPFDGCNKKFAQSTNLKSHILTHAKAKNNQ from the exons ATGGCGTCAGGTGAAACACTGTATATTGAAACCGACGGCTCTGAGATGCCGGCCGAGATTGTGGAGTTGCACGAAATTGAAGTTGAGACCATCGAGACTACAGTGGTCGGCGAAGACGACGACGAGCACCAGCCGATGATCGCACTGCAGCCTCTGATTACGGACGATCCTAACCACGTTAACCATCAGGAGGTTATTTTGGTGCAAACTCGAGAAGAGGTCGTGGGCTGCGATGATTCCGAACTCCACGGAGACGACAGTTTTGAGGACCAGATCCTCATTCCCGTGCCTGTTCCGGTGGCAGAAGAGGAGTATATCGAGCAGACTTTAGTTACCGTGTCTGGCAAGAACCCGTCTGGTCGGATGAAGAAAGGTGGAGGCGGCGGGAAAAGAGTGATCAAAAAGAGCTTCCTAAACTCCGCTGAGGCGAGCGGAAGAAAATGGGAACAGAAGCAAGTGCAGATAAAAACATTGGAGGGGGAGTTTTCCGTCACTATGTGGGCATCGG ATGATAAAAAGGATGTTGATCATGAGACTGTGGTGGAGGAGCAGATTATTGGTGAAAACTCCCCTCCTGACTACTCGGAATACATGACAGGAAAGAAACTGCCCCCTGGTGGTATACCTGGCATTGACCTGTCAGACCCCAAACAGCTGGCAGAATTTGCAAG AATGAAACCAAGGAAAATAAAGGAGGATGACTCTCCGAGAACGATAGCATGCCCCCACAAA GGTTGCACAAAAATGTTCAGAGACAACTCTGCAATGAGGAAGCACCTGCACACCCATGGGCCACGGGTTCACGTCTGCGCCGAATGTGGGAAAGCGTTTGTGGAAAGTTCCAAGCTTAAACGACATCAGTTGGTACACACTGGCGAAAAGCCTTTC cagtgtactttcgAAGGTTGCGGTAAACGCTTTTCATTGGACTTTAACTTGCGCACCCACGTccgaattcacactggagacaGACCCTACGTTTGCCCATTCGACGGCTGTAACAAGAAGTTCGCTCAGTCCACCAACCTGAAATCTCATATTTTGACACACGCAAAAGCTAAAAACAATCAGTGA